The Thunnus thynnus chromosome 13, fThuThy2.1, whole genome shotgun sequence genome segment CATTACGGACAATCAGAAACTCCTCATGTGGGATGCAGGCTTGATAAGGGGTCGTAACGTCTTTATAGTGGAGCTCTTACATTATAAGGTTGGTGAACTTAaacatgtgtctgtgttggAATGTAGGTGAACAtaatgtatttttgtctttaatggaagaaaacaatcattttgctttttcaaTGCTACCGCTGCTCCCACGCAGATACTTATTTCTGGGGAGCTGTCATATGTCGATGCAAAACAAGATTTCCCTCTGCAGGACAAAAACTGGAGGCACCGCCACAAATAATGACAAAACCAGCGATCAATGTTTTGGTGACATCTAGTGTAGAAGAAAGGTGTAGGTGATGTGTTATTATGGatcccactgcttttcttggcGAGACACGCCCTGCGTAGAATTCAAGCGCTAAAATTCGTCATTTACGCATTAAGCTGAAATTATACCTTCCACGTCCATGTGTATGCGAGAGTCCGCTAGGGTacacataacataacattttttggATGTACGCGTAGGCTCTGTGCAGACATCCGCATGCCTCGAATTTGTTGTGACCATGCAGACATGTCTGCTCCAGTCTGCGCGATCACAATGCTAACTTCGTGTAGATGCCGATCTAACGTGCATGTGTGGAACGTGTCCTCCAAGCAGACTCCaaagtagtataaacagaacCATTACACATCCATGGTGTCCACAGCTGTCCGTGTACGTGTCCACTCAGGATTGTATCTATGGCTTTAAAAATCACGTATTTTTGAACTGCTAGGCTTTCCATATTTGTTTGTGCCGCTAGCCTGCTATTTCCTAATTGTATGTTCAGTGGGTGTCTGGTGTTGAGTAATGGGAAACATTAATTCTGAGGGACTATGAGTTAACAGTTTGTATTATGTGTAGTTTGGGAAATGGTGATATGGGGCACtgaatttttctttcttccctgTCAGATCTCTTTTTCCAGGACTGCTGCTGCATTGGGGAGCCATACCGCTGCATGCCAGCCACAGCGCACCACAGGACAGATAGACATGTTGCCAAGGTCTGCCATTTGAGGTTTTGGAGGTTTGCaatgtccaaaaataaaaagaatcacAGGGCAGCTTAGTATGGTTTCAGTGCTGGGACCTGAGGCAAGAGCAGCGCTAGAGGATGATAAAACCtccaaacaaacctccaaaatGTCCCGAAAGTGCATTTCAAATGGCGGACCCGTCTATCCATCCTGCGGTGCATTGTGGCTGGCGTGTGGCGGTGCGGTTCCTCAatggagcagcagcaacagtccTGGGAATAGAGATCTgacaaggaagaaagaaaacgGCAAAACAGGATCCCTGAGCTGCCAGACGGCTGCCTTGCCTCTAAAACAACCTACAGCTGCTTTCTGTTAATTTATCTCCAGAGAGGGTAAAAAAGAGAGCGAGTGAGAGACAGAGTCGGTGTGTTGTGCTAATTCTTGTCTCATCCGTGGTCTGATTAACAGTAAATTCATCAAATTCAGTGCCCCATATCGATATTTTTTAGGCTATGCATAATACAGCCTCTATGCTTGACTCAAAATGTGAACTCATAATCCTTGAATGAACATTTCTTAGACACCCACTGAACATACAGTTAGGAAATAGCAGGGCTTGCCATAGCGGTGTGAGCATATGTTGTTAACatattaaaaatcacatatttttgAACTGCTTGGCTCTCCATACGAGCACGGATGCCTGGTCGATCTTAGCACTTGAATGCATTTAATGCTGTACTTTTTTTGTCAAGAAAAGTAGTGGAATCCATAATAACGCGTAGGTGATGCACATGCGCAGACATTAAAACTTCACATGActtcaaaataacacattttggaGTAATCTAAATTTGTTCCTCACATTTTCCATGAGAGTAGGAAAAAAGTGTCACACACTCTGGCTCCCtatgtatttctcttttattcagaTGACGTTGATCTTGAGGAAGGCCTGAGCACCAAAACCTCAcctgaataaaagagaaatgcacatggagccagagtgtgcaacacttttttccactttcatgTCTACTTCCAGTGATCAGCACCTCACTACAACCCTCGGTGTGCATTACTTTTCCATTATATATCCTCACATTTTCCATAACACTCATTCACTTCAGGCTTGTGAAGGATTTGAACTTACTGAAAGTTAACAATAATAACAGGAGTTTCTCCACTGCAACTTTGGTCCCATTAGAGACACAGCAGTAACTGTGACTTGAAAACTCAGATGTCATCCTTTCTTTGTTGCAGTTTAGAGATGCACTAACAGAATGTCCTCACATATTTTTAACCGATTTAAGAAAAAACTTGTCCAtagaaaacacaggaaactcGCAAGAAAtcaattttatattatataatttagTATACTTTTAGTGGTACattgaataaacaaaaaaaacaaacacttgttTATATCAAAATATCTGTATTGCAAATAACACTGAGCAGCTAAGCATcacaaaatgaaatggaaacataaaatagaaattgACTGAGCTGACTGAAATTAATGTCTGTGTTACATATGTATAGCAGATATACATCTGAGGCACGTTAGagtcaaacagaaacacagacactgagctCACTAAGAGAGACACAAACTGGAGTTTAATCACTCCGACAGTAGAAAGTTGCAAAATAATTATTAACAAATTAATTAGCATAGGTAGATCGATCTGTTCCTCTTAGATTAGCCTTCCAGTTGCTttctttgaaaatgtgtttgttgtacACAGGACAGATTTGGTCTTTCATcagttgtatttaaatgtaactagaaaatttaaaaaatttggAAAATTACAATTTACCAAATATTAATGTGTGCTTCAGTGGCTTTCACAGGGTCATATGATGTGAAACctattgaaaaattacattgcAGTATCCATAAAAAGTggacaaaacattaatatacaGTCCAAAGAGGTGTGCCTTATGTGGTGCTTGAAGTAATTATTGGTTTGCGTCAATCAGAACTGAATGGAATGGGGAAAATTATTTTACAAGTCATTTGAGTTGTAATTTATTGACAATCCCTGACTAATCATCCCAGCTGTTCTTTAGAGGGTGTGAGGAGGTTCACTTTATAGACTGGAGCTGAAGGTCCAAGATTCaactgtgtgttgtgtggtCATGTATGAAGAATTTACAAACACCAGTTAAACTTACTGgatactgtaaatatgtaacAGTATAGGCTCCTAGTATTCTACTTTTGTTTTGCAGCTTTTACTTGAGCTAATAGGCCAATATAGTAATGCAAACAAACACCCAGTCTGGTGTGTTAGGATCAATTATTGCTTATCCAAATGGATCGTACAGTCTGTGATCTGGACTTCAGACCATCAGACTCTCCATGACGCAGATGATAAACTCTGCAAACAGTCAACAGCTGCTTAATTTCAAACAAAACCATGTTCACCAAAATAGatgtacatttttcaccattagGAAAGCAATAATGCATAAAAATGAAGCATTCTACAATATTTTTCTTGGTCAAACCTGAGTCcaatatgttgaaaatataaactATTAGGATCTAAACATGACAAATATTTGTGCACGTTAACAATTAAAGATGCATTGTCTAAGTGTATCCACTTATTTCAGATGTGACTGGTTTGAAATCAAATAATACACGTTTTGCAGGGCTTCACGGCTCTTTTAGCAGCTGTCAGATAGTTTCCATCATCTGGGCCAAAAATGAGCCCCCGAACAGGCATACCAGTTATGGCACAGTAGGTGAGAATCAAATCATCCCAAAAGACACTTGACCACATCAGACACAGTAACATGAACTCTTTCAtaaatgagaggagagatactagaaaataaacacacataaacatgggttaaaatttgtttttgtcacatgaTGATACTACACAGCTTTTTTGTTGGACCTCAAGGAAAAGTGTAGAATCCAGAGCTTTAAGAAGTAGTGACTTAAACAGTGTTTGGTGCAGTTTGATAGTATAAAGGTTAGTATTGTGGTAGACTATAGCACTCAGAGTATAGTAGTCATCACTGAAGAAGAATAGGTGATGGCTCTGTGTTTCATCTGCAGTatatcagcagcagcatccagcagaggagcagcagggatcACAGCCACAGAATCTCTAATGAATACTTTTGGCAGGGATCACTACACCTGCCTTCTCTGCTTTTCATAGTcagaagagaggagacacagaggagaaaacacagcatAAAGCAGCAGTTATCCTCTCTGCTTTCATTCCTTGCTGTGGTTTGCGTCTTCTAGAGAACTCTGCAACACTTCTGTCAGTGTCCTGGGAGACTGCTTCAGTATGGCAGTTGTTCAGCAACTGTCCAGAAAGGACCTTGACAAAGCAGTGTGAAGAGGATACAGAGTCTAGCTTTAGTGTATCTAACAAGATGAAATTACAGTTGCAACATATGCAAATATTAGATAATTTTACATGGCTTTAGcctttataaataaacattttgtcacACTACAtctatatttcttcttctacttaTTCAGTACTAAAGACTTCTGAGAGGCTGATTGCTAGTTCACTCCTTAAGGAACCCTTACATGCGTGATACACTGCACAGAGTTATATTGGATGTCATGCGGCTGGATTTCAAACAGCAACACCTTTTTGGTACCAATCAAAACATGTCTGTTGCACCAAAAGTATCAACAACTAGGAAAGGTGGCATTGAATGTCTGGTCAGATTCATAATCTTGTATACTTATTTTTCCATTAGATTGTGCTTGCTTTAGATCACAATCTTTAAcagtttttactgtattttatgtagGAAAAGTTTTTGTCTGACAGCTTGTGTTTTGGCAACATTTAACATCCTAGAACTCTGGCTTTTTtggtaaataataaaagttatttaCCTGTAGTAAAAGCATCTTTATGTCCCTAAAAGAAACTCAGAATCAAGAACTTTCAAGTGACGTCCAACCCTACATATCAGTTATTTACCAGTCCAATGGGTTGCTCAATCAGGCATGTGAGTTAGCAGTTTAGAAATGCTACGCTAAACGTCAAACCTCATTTACTACCACTGGCCTAGCAGTTACAAGATCAGTCACCAGCTTTCACCTCCcaatagtatttattttttggtacTTTTACAGCTATACAgctttaatataataattaatgtaGGTATGCCGATAAAGGAATACAGTAGTTAAACATactgggaaatatgcttattcacctTCTTGCTGAAATGTATCATCagtatgaagctacagctagctgctggttagcttagcttagcataaagactgtaaacagggggaagcagctagcctggctctgtctgaaagTAACAAAATATGCTTGctaacacctctaaagctcgcAAATTAACAAGTTATATCTCGTTTGTTTAGTTCGTACAAAAACGTGTCATGAAATTGTAaagtgggggtgggggggtggggggtggttCTGTGCAGGACTACTTTTTGGCCGAGGACAGTGAATTCCTGGGGTCTcgtcactgtgaggttgccaggcaaccagcggaagtcactgcacccggCCAAGAAATAATCCTGccagtatttcccaaaatgttgaactactccTTTATGATAAGCCTTTTAGCAGAATATTCAAACACAATataattctgtgtttttcagtttatgtgatgtgtttttgtattttacataattGAATTGTCTGTGAATTAGtattaaattataatatatatattgaatatGGTTGGGTGAGAAACTGCTGACATGTAGCTGCGGAGGTGTCTCAGCTAATCCAACCCTCATCAcaacatttcctttttcttgGCCATTCAGAAGCCTGAATTTAATCTTTCAATATGGGCCCAGAGGTTTGTGTATTGACATGCGAGCCTCTGTCCTCCTGTAAAAGAGGGTCAAAATCAATACATATCCTTATACAATACTGAGAAATGTCCCCAAAGTCCATTGGAGCAGcattttctccccctccctctccccgcccgccccccacccccctcctctgtTTCTTCTATAAGCCGACCTCTACTGTATCTACCTCTGGCATCACACTGCAGAGCACTGAGGAAAGCTCAAACTGCATCAGACAAGGTGAGAATGATTCATATACTATTATTTGCTGAATCTGAGCAATATGGTAAATACTGAACTGTGTTATACAGaatgcatttctttcttttattctgaTTGAAATATTTGGTTTAATGCTGGAGTCAGCACTAAAGCAAATATCTGAATGAAGGCGAGAGTAGGTGTGCATCAAACgagcaaacaaaacacagctgaaCTGCTTTATGTATTTTCTCTGAACATAAAGATTACAAGTAGGCAAATAATCAGCTTGTGTTCTCTCAGAGAGGTTAAGCACAGAAATGCATCAATGCTGGTAGTTCATCAGTGAAGTTTCCAGTTCATCTCTTTGCAGCGTAAAACAGTAAGGCTGTGTTGTGCTCAGTTGTTCAGTACTGTATTATGGCACTTTTATACAGTAACCTCTGTGGGTCGGCACAGGCGCTGCAGAGCTGTCACATCCATGTGTCTGAAATCTGAGCCTGCTCTTTACAGCACTGTCAGCTTAATTTGAGTGGAtcctcaataataataaaaagacacaaaagcaACATAAACAAGCTTACTGTTCGGGTCCGTATGTATAGTATTTGGATGATATTAGTTTGATCTGACTCTGTTTATATCTCTATTTTCAGGAAAGTTGGGAGAATGTTCCTCTTTACcacaatttttctttttggtaAGGTAATTTTTGGCTTATGCAGCATAATGTCAGTGGAGATTTTACTAATATTGACctgttttttcctttcattatGAATGCTTTTTCTCATCTGAGTGACTTTTGACCGCACAGAAAATttataaagtgtgtttttaatggttttgatAAGTATCTGATTGTCTCTCTGTGTTACACTGCATGCAGGCTTTGCATCAGCTCAGAAGGTGGTTCAGTTTACCTACTGCTTAAAAGACGAGCTCCATCTCAGAATGGATTGCAAATATTCAGCTCCTGCTGAGTCGCCAGAAGTGTTTTGCAAGTATACACAGGGTGAAAGACTCCTTGACACCACCGACCCCAACGAGGAGCAGCATGCTCCCTTTAAGAAGCGCGCCAAAGCACGCATCTTTCCAGGCAACATCTGTCGCCTGCTGTTTAGAAACCTGCCCAGCGGCAAGCACAGCTTCACCTGCAACATCAAAGGGACCCAGGCGGACAATGTCACATCATCCAAAACCTCAGAGATTGACAAAAGTAAGCTGCTTCTGCTAATATTTAGTATCAGCTGTTCCCACCCTgttatttttgcaaaaaaaaaaagaaacatttgaatgACTGCCAAACAAAACGCAAAAACTCCTTCTGAACGTGTGTTATGTTTTCTTATTGCAGAGCTCCTCCTTGCCTGCTCAGCTTGGAGTGTCCTATTACAAAGCTGCAGTGGCCTGCTGTTGACCTTGATGACACTTCCCATGCTACTGGAAATTCACTGGCTGTGAACAAGGCGCCAAACTGCTGCATACAATAACACTGCACCCATAATGAGCTGGTGACTGCTAGTGGACTCTCCTCAAgttgtgtgtatgcacataTTGCAGTTGACCAGAATGTAAGCACAGTATATATTCGGTATAACAAAGGCTTGCATACTCTGCATCATGCACTCAATAGTAAGCACACGTACTACTGCATACAATTTATACTCTACAGTACTCTCACATATAAAATTGttgaaatgtacagtacagagaTCTGCTGGATCTCAGCTGATTACTGACATACTCGCCTCACAAGGTGACGAGTTAGAGCATGAATTTGACTTAGTCATTAAATTGAAATATTCTGTAATATTAGAGATTTTATCCAATGTAATGAAAGATTTTGAGTCTTTCTTGCTGTTGTGTACTCTTAAATACACAAATGAAGAATTGGTGGCAAATTAGAGGAATTTTACAAAGGGATGAAAACAAGCCAAAAGTGATGCAGCATTGCACTAGAATGCAGTCACTGCTGAGTTTAAGGTGAGCCATCTATTTTGCCTGGCTGAAATCTGTCCCCTGTGTCTCCACATGGCTGCCAACTGATAAGGGCAGATAGAGGGGACTTGTGCCACACAGGTGCACTGCTGGAAGATTGTGTCATATTCATTGATACGATCCAAGTTGGGGAACAGACATCTTTGGCAGGGTTTAATCTAATGATTAGCAGAAAAACTAAATCTTTAAAACTGTTGTTGGCTGACCACTGATGCATGCATGAGCAATAaagtttatattatattcagAGGAGATTATATATAGTCCCACGACTATTGcgacaaagagggaaagaaatCTATGAACGCTCTAGGTTTAGATCCACACTGATGGTTCTGTTTATGAATTTACATTATGCTTTTTATGGTGAATTGTTTTCTTCGATAATGTAAAGGATTTTTACTTATGTACATAGTTGACTAGGTGGCGTGTAGCCAAAGCACAATCATTTAATTGCACTGATAAGCACTGCTgtattatgtactgtataatgacaataaactgaaatgacacTGAACAGTATCAACACAACTAAACTAACCAActtattaaatgtgtttgtgcatgaaatCTGGCATGCATCTTTAGACTTACTATTTATACTATACTGAAGGTGCTGTTGATCTCCTGTGGAAAGTACCACTTCACTGAAACAGACTGGATTGtattagaaaatgtcaaaaagaagGAAATGACTGCATGAACTACAGTCATGAGGAAAtaccaaagtttaaaaatatgcaaagcAGAGAATCTTGTCTGAGCAGGTAGTTTAAGGATTAAtacaaatgaaggaaaaaacaatGATTGGACGGCAcactaaaaaaactgaaatgaatgtatttgtGCTCCTCCGATATCCTGAAAGCAATACACCTTACTGACTATACTCTGTAACTACTGAACTCAAATAATGGCAATTGCATCATGATGATTCCTGCACAGAGCAAATGTTCCCATGTGTTAACTGTTTCATGGAGATGATTGACAAGTGATGTCaataatgttactgtaattCTCTGAATAACCTATATTATCCTCTATATTGATAAAGAGTGCTAAAtcacatatgtgtgttttcaaagtACTTGtactgtgaaataaaatgtttaatttatataaatgtatttaccaAATACACCATACCACTAAAAGTGTTTGGGTGTCCACAAACTTTCCTCAGTCTTTCTTTGAGTTTAGCATGTGTCTCATTTTACACTGTCAGACCTTTTTCCACATTATCAATGTGCTGTTCCAAGGATGGAAAAAAGGTTTTGGATGATTGTCAGACATGCAAGAATGCCCCTTTTTCGGATCACAAATTTTCAAAAGCAGTCTCTAATGACTCTTGAGGGGCAGaacaaatcacaaaacataaacatatttatcACTTTCCATTAGTGATACCTTAAAGTGCAAATCGATGTGCTTTATGTGGTGAGGATTTGTGCAATACAACAGAGGCAAATAGTTTTTGTTCATGATGTTCTAAGCATTAAAACTTTCcatttgaaaaactcaacagcaacaTGTCTTTTCAGAAAACTACCCCAGTTATTCAGCTTAATCCACTTAAGTTCAAACTTGATACTGGATAAATAGTCCAAAATGACAACAGTGTACAAATATGTATAGAATGTCTCATCAAGTTTTGGATGCATTTTGAATTAGCATTTTTTGAATGGCTAAGGCTCATTGTATTGTAGTGTTTAGACCAaactgacagagaaaaacattaaaactggaGCTAATAACATAAACCTATGTTTGTGT includes the following:
- the LOC137195010 gene encoding thy-1 membrane glycoprotein-like, which produces MFLFTTIFLFGFASAQKVVQFTYCLKDELHLRMDCKYSAPAESPEVFCKYTQGERLLDTTDPNEEQHAPFKKRAKARIFPGNICRLLFRNLPSGKHSFTCNIKGTQADNVTSSKTSEIDKKLLLACSAWSVLLQSCSGLLLTLMTLPMLLEIHWL